The uncultured Hyphomonas sp. genome includes a window with the following:
- a CDS encoding serine hydrolase domain-containing protein produces the protein MIDRRIFLALGLSALGACGGGKPGDEETGPPPKEAIDGIVSGGFAPAAGLVVRKRGKTVFAHAAGVANAGRAFRADTKMRIASVSKLAVALTAHRLAERGELDLDAPLSTWFGDALRHPDYPDVEIPLRHLMSHTSGLKDPEVYWQAAPGRIEDLFTPDMWLPGPPGGYFTYCNFGWGILATVMERQVGERFDLLADRITLGPLGVTAGFNWSGVPDKERRAGATLSQKINGEWVAQADAPDVLDGTGPAILKAPGFNLEDYVVGSNGTLFSPQGGLRASLEELCPLVRTIAVNETAARPAWVFDPAAQNGDTDNGYFTVYGEGPQIHPAADSPVPGVKLIGHHGEAYGLYSGAWHAPELDAEIAYAITGSGEGFPPSTLHRTVNAWFEPAVRAAGTVLKR, from the coding sequence ATGATCGACCGCCGCATATTTCTGGCATTGGGCCTCTCTGCGCTTGGCGCCTGCGGAGGCGGCAAGCCGGGCGATGAGGAAACAGGCCCGCCCCCGAAGGAAGCAATTGACGGCATCGTGTCAGGCGGGTTCGCGCCCGCAGCGGGCCTTGTCGTGCGCAAGCGGGGCAAGACCGTCTTTGCCCACGCGGCGGGCGTCGCGAATGCCGGGCGCGCCTTCCGGGCGGATACGAAGATGCGCATCGCGTCTGTCTCGAAACTCGCTGTGGCGCTCACGGCGCACAGGCTGGCCGAGCGCGGTGAGCTGGACCTCGATGCGCCGCTGTCGACATGGTTCGGCGATGCCCTGCGCCATCCGGACTATCCGGATGTGGAGATCCCGCTGCGCCACCTGATGAGCCATACGTCCGGCCTGAAGGATCCGGAGGTCTACTGGCAGGCCGCGCCGGGCCGGATCGAGGACCTGTTCACGCCTGACATGTGGCTGCCAGGCCCGCCGGGTGGCTATTTCACCTATTGTAATTTTGGCTGGGGCATTCTCGCTACGGTTATGGAGCGGCAGGTTGGCGAGCGGTTTGACCTTCTGGCAGATCGCATCACGCTTGGCCCGCTGGGCGTGACGGCGGGCTTCAACTGGTCGGGCGTGCCGGACAAGGAACGCCGCGCTGGCGCGACGCTCAGCCAGAAGATCAATGGCGAATGGGTCGCGCAGGCCGATGCGCCGGACGTGCTTGACGGCACCGGCCCCGCCATCCTGAAGGCACCGGGGTTCAATCTGGAAGATTATGTGGTCGGCTCCAACGGCACGCTGTTCAGCCCTCAGGGCGGCCTTCGCGCCAGCCTTGAAGAGCTTTGCCCACTGGTACGGACCATCGCCGTAAACGAGACCGCCGCGCGGCCCGCCTGGGTGTTTGATCCGGCGGCGCAGAACGGGGACACCGACAATGGCTATTTCACTGTCTATGGCGAAGGGCCGCAGATTCATCCGGCAGCGGACTCTCCTGTGCCGGGCGTGAAGCTGATCGGACATCATGGCGAGGCCTATGGCCTCTATTCCGGGGCCTGGCATGCACCGGAGCTGGACGCCGAGATTGCCTATGCCATCACAGGCTCTGGCGAAGGCTTCCCGCCCTCGACGCTGCACCGCACGGTGAATGCCTGGTTTGAACCCGCCGTTCGTGCCGCCGGGACAGTGCTTAAACGCTGA
- a CDS encoding alpha-hydroxy acid oxidase, with protein sequence MASVKTAINIDDLRTLAKARLPRMVFDYIDGGAEDEITLRRQVDRYTDYELQWNSLVDISKIDTTTTVFGQPSPLPFFIAPTAASRLFHPKEGELAVARSAQKAGIAYSASTLASQKLADISATAPDVPKIIQIYVWKDRGVVKELLDRAKEAGFTGCVLTVDTIVAGARERDPRNRFTVPPRLNRKTVSQALARPGYLMDMFTSPKIGPVNFEGLDTGGRGVMNVINELFDRTMTWKDAEWMANEWGGPFAIKGVATAEDAVRAVDHGASAVWVSNHGGRQIDTSVPVIDLLPEMRAAVSPKIEIIADGGVRRGSHVLKLIARGATSVAIGRAYLYGLAAGGEAGVDRAIRILKDDVERGLGLLGVPRIADLDETLLRLRS encoded by the coding sequence GTGGCCAGCGTTAAAACAGCAATCAATATTGACGATCTGCGCACGCTGGCGAAAGCCAGGCTGCCGCGCATGGTTTTCGACTATATCGACGGCGGCGCGGAAGACGAGATCACCCTGAGGCGGCAGGTGGATCGGTATACGGATTACGAACTGCAGTGGAATTCGCTGGTCGATATTTCGAAGATCGACACCACGACGACCGTGTTCGGCCAGCCATCGCCCTTGCCGTTCTTCATTGCGCCGACGGCGGCCTCGCGCCTCTTCCATCCGAAGGAAGGTGAGCTGGCCGTGGCCCGCTCGGCGCAGAAGGCGGGCATTGCCTACTCTGCGTCCACGCTGGCCAGCCAGAAGCTGGCCGACATCTCGGCCACTGCGCCGGATGTGCCGAAGATCATCCAGATCTATGTCTGGAAAGACCGGGGCGTCGTGAAGGAGTTGCTGGACCGTGCGAAAGAGGCCGGGTTCACCGGTTGCGTCCTGACGGTAGATACGATCGTGGCCGGCGCGCGGGAGCGCGATCCGCGCAACCGCTTCACCGTGCCGCCACGCCTCAACCGCAAGACCGTGTCGCAGGCGCTGGCCCGGCCGGGCTACCTGATGGACATGTTCACGTCTCCGAAGATCGGCCCGGTCAATTTCGAGGGACTCGATACCGGCGGGCGCGGCGTGATGAATGTCATCAATGAACTGTTCGATCGCACCATGACCTGGAAAGACGCCGAATGGATGGCCAATGAATGGGGCGGCCCGTTCGCCATCAAGGGCGTGGCGACCGCTGAAGATGCCGTCCGCGCGGTGGACCATGGCGCGAGCGCCGTCTGGGTCTCGAACCATGGCGGGCGCCAGATCGACACATCCGTGCCGGTGATCGACCTGCTACCGGAGATGCGCGCGGCTGTGAGCCCGAAGATCGAAATCATTGCCGATGGCGGCGTGCGCCGGGGCAGCCATGTGCTGAAGCTGATCGCGCGCGGCGCAACCAGCGTGGCGATCGGCCGGGCCTATCTTTACGGGCTTGCCGCGGGCGGCGAAGCGGGCGTCGATCGGGCCATCCGTATCCTGAAGGATGATGTCGAGCGCGGCCTTGGCCTGCTGGGCGTGCCGCGCATCGCGGATCTTGATGAGACATTGCTGCGCCTGAGGAGCTGA
- a CDS encoding proline iminopeptidase-family hydrolase: MRKLLPIVISTLVLGLTACAPSGQGADAPEAPAAEPIADVPEATPDEAGVRMIPISTPKGDFKVWTRQVGDNPRIKVLLLHGGPGATYELFKPFEDYFTPAGIEFFYYDQLDSWLSDQPNDPDLWTIEAAVSEVDQVREALGLDADNFYLYGQSWGGMLGMEYALAHQDHLKGLIISNMMASIPAYNDYSKNVLQPQMDPDVLKEILDFEAAGDFHNPRYMELLMNHYYTQHILRRPVEEWPAEVLGSFDHMNSEKYLAMQGPSEMGAGGSLVDWDRFADLHKITVPTLVTGGQEDTMDPAFMAKMADEIPNAELNICPDAGHLTQYDNPECYFTGMIDFIESVNEGEAE; the protein is encoded by the coding sequence ATGCGCAAGCTTCTGCCAATCGTAATATCCACACTTGTTCTCGGCCTCACCGCGTGTGCGCCATCCGGACAGGGCGCTGATGCGCCGGAAGCTCCGGCCGCCGAGCCCATTGCCGATGTCCCGGAAGCGACACCTGACGAGGCGGGCGTCCGGATGATCCCGATCTCCACGCCGAAGGGCGACTTCAAGGTCTGGACCAGACAGGTGGGCGACAATCCGCGCATCAAGGTGCTGCTACTGCATGGCGGCCCCGGCGCTACATATGAGCTCTTCAAGCCCTTCGAAGATTATTTCACGCCGGCCGGGATCGAATTCTTCTATTACGACCAGCTCGATTCCTGGTTGTCTGATCAGCCAAACGACCCGGACCTGTGGACCATCGAAGCCGCCGTCAGCGAGGTCGACCAGGTCCGCGAAGCCCTCGGCCTCGACGCAGACAATTTCTATCTCTACGGCCAGTCATGGGGCGGCATGCTCGGGATGGAATATGCACTCGCCCATCAGGACCACCTCAAGGGCCTGATCATCTCGAACATGATGGCCAGCATTCCGGCCTATAACGACTATTCGAAGAATGTGCTGCAGCCACAGATGGATCCGGACGTCCTGAAGGAGATCCTGGACTTTGAGGCCGCCGGAGACTTCCACAATCCGCGCTACATGGAATTGCTGATGAACCACTATTACACACAGCATATCCTGAGGCGCCCGGTCGAGGAATGGCCCGCCGAAGTGCTCGGCTCGTTCGACCACATGAACAGCGAGAAGTACCTGGCCATGCAGGGGCCCAGCGAAATGGGCGCCGGCGGCTCGCTCGTCGATTGGGATCGGTTTGCCGACCTGCACAAGATCACTGTGCCAACACTGGTGACCGGCGGACAGGAAGACACGATGGACCCGGCCTTCATGGCGAAGATGGCCGACGAAATTCCGAACGCGGAGCTGAACATCTGCCCCGATGCCGGCCACCTCACCCAGTATGACAATCCGGAATGCTATTTCACCGGGATGATCGACTTCATCGAGTCCGTGAACGAGGGAGAGGCCGAATGA
- a CDS encoding HAD family phosphatase gives MTKFEALIFDCDGVLVDSEVIAIQCERELLSQWGLDYEFEAFVQRFVGLHNRDFHIALAADAEAAGLTLPEDFRTALHANNWTRYETDLTAIEGVMDVVAAFSGLQAVASSSEADKLVRKLELTGLQDTFAPHVYSSDLVANGKPAPDLFLLAADRIGVRPETCLVIEDSVNGVKAARAAGMTAWGFTGGGHADAGLTGRLTDAGAHSVFASHRDVAAALSCL, from the coding sequence ATGACAAAATTTGAAGCCCTGATATTCGACTGCGATGGCGTGCTGGTCGATTCCGAAGTCATCGCCATCCAGTGTGAGCGGGAGCTTCTTTCCCAATGGGGGCTCGATTATGAGTTCGAGGCCTTCGTCCAGCGCTTTGTCGGCTTGCACAACCGCGATTTCCACATTGCCCTGGCAGCAGATGCAGAGGCCGCGGGCCTCACGCTGCCGGAGGATTTCCGGACAGCGCTGCACGCCAATAACTGGACGCGGTATGAAACCGACCTGACCGCCATTGAGGGCGTAATGGATGTCGTCGCCGCGTTTTCCGGCTTACAGGCTGTGGCATCATCGTCCGAAGCCGACAAGCTGGTCCGCAAACTGGAACTGACCGGCCTGCAAGATACGTTCGCGCCGCACGTCTATTCGTCCGACCTCGTCGCAAATGGCAAACCCGCGCCGGACCTGTTCCTGCTGGCGGCAGACCGCATCGGCGTGCGCCCGGAAACCTGCCTCGTCATCGAGGACAGCGTGAACGGGGTGAAGGCCGCGCGGGCGGCCGGCATGACGGCCTGGGGCTTCACAGGTGGCGGCCATGCCGATGCGGGGCTCACCGGACGCCTGACCGACGCCGGAGCGCACAGCGTGTTCGCCTCCCACCGGGACGTGGCAGCTGCGCTCAGTTGCCTTTAA
- the mutL gene encoding DNA mismatch repair endonuclease MutL produces the protein MADSVRPRPQIRKLPPDVVNRIAAGEVVERPAAAVKELAENALDAGATRIVIAIEAGGLKRMTIEDDGCGMSADDLLLALDRHATSKLMPGNDGRVDLLNIHTMGFRGEALPSIASVSRMTITSRAAGEEAAEVFIEAGRIEGPRPAAFTGRGETGTRIEVRDLFHATPARLKFMKGERSESMAVTDVVKRLAMANPNVSFSLENNGRNVLRYAAEAEGEAGRLARLGAIMGRDFRDNAVAIEAEREGVTLTGFAGLPTLNRGNAQMQFLFVNGRPVKDRMLNGVIRAAYQDFLARDRHPLAALFVELDPEYVDVNVHPAKTEVRFRDAGNVRGLMIGALRHSLADAGHRASTTVAGYALGKARPEGAPTGALFASRPAYNPASISPVRAPSSFGPAPPPGGWAESAEPYAAETHERDVAPSARVEPEAPVTDDFPLGVARAQLHETYVIAQTRDGIVIVDQHAAHERLVYEDMKRQMAAGGVKRQALLIPDVVELTEDEAARVVERAEELAELGLEIEAFGAGAVCVRATPALFGEMDAAGLIRDLADDFAEYDAGLALKERFEEVMGNMACRGSVRSGRRLNGEEMNALLRQMEATPHSGQCNHGRPTYVELKLADIEKLFGRR, from the coding sequence ATGGCTGATTCCGTGCGTCCCCGCCCCCAGATCCGCAAACTGCCGCCCGATGTCGTCAACCGGATCGCGGCCGGCGAGGTCGTCGAACGCCCGGCGGCGGCGGTGAAGGAACTGGCCGAGAATGCGCTGGATGCCGGTGCCACGCGTATCGTCATCGCGATTGAGGCAGGCGGCCTCAAACGGATGACGATCGAGGATGATGGCTGCGGCATGAGCGCGGACGATCTGCTGCTCGCGCTGGACCGGCATGCCACCTCGAAACTCATGCCTGGCAATGATGGCCGGGTGGACCTGCTCAACATCCATACGATGGGCTTTCGCGGTGAGGCCTTGCCCTCCATCGCCTCGGTCAGCCGCATGACGATCACCTCGCGCGCGGCAGGCGAAGAGGCGGCGGAAGTCTTCATTGAAGCCGGCCGCATCGAAGGCCCCCGGCCCGCGGCCTTTACCGGGCGCGGCGAAACCGGCACGCGGATCGAAGTGCGCGACCTCTTCCACGCGACGCCAGCGCGCCTCAAATTCATGAAAGGCGAACGGTCTGAAAGCATGGCGGTGACCGACGTGGTCAAGCGTCTCGCCATGGCCAATCCGAACGTTTCTTTCAGCCTGGAGAACAATGGCCGCAACGTGCTGCGCTATGCGGCGGAGGCCGAAGGCGAAGCAGGCCGCCTCGCCCGTCTCGGCGCCATCATGGGACGGGATTTCCGTGACAATGCTGTGGCCATCGAGGCGGAACGCGAAGGCGTGACGCTGACAGGGTTCGCTGGCTTGCCCACGCTTAACCGCGGCAATGCGCAGATGCAGTTCCTGTTCGTCAACGGACGCCCCGTGAAAGACCGGATGCTGAACGGCGTGATCCGCGCCGCCTATCAGGACTTCCTCGCGCGCGACCGCCACCCGCTGGCAGCGCTGTTTGTGGAGCTGGACCCCGAATATGTGGATGTGAACGTCCACCCGGCCAAGACGGAAGTCCGCTTCCGGGATGCCGGGAATGTACGTGGCCTGATGATTGGGGCATTGCGGCATTCTCTGGCGGATGCCGGGCACAGGGCATCCACCACGGTAGCCGGTTATGCGCTGGGCAAGGCGCGCCCGGAAGGTGCGCCGACCGGGGCGCTGTTCGCGTCGCGGCCTGCCTACAATCCCGCCAGCATTTCGCCCGTGCGGGCGCCGTCCAGCTTTGGACCCGCCCCACCGCCCGGCGGATGGGCCGAGTCCGCTGAGCCTTATGCGGCGGAGACCCATGAGCGCGATGTAGCACCAAGTGCTCGCGTGGAACCGGAAGCGCCGGTCACGGATGACTTCCCGCTCGGCGTTGCCCGGGCCCAGTTGCACGAGACCTATGTCATCGCCCAGACGCGCGACGGGATTGTTATCGTTGACCAGCACGCCGCGCATGAGCGCCTCGTCTATGAAGACATGAAGCGCCAGATGGCGGCGGGCGGCGTGAAGCGGCAGGCGCTGCTCATTCCGGACGTGGTAGAGCTGACCGAAGACGAAGCCGCCCGCGTGGTGGAGCGCGCCGAAGAACTGGCCGAGCTGGGGCTGGAGATCGAAGCCTTCGGGGCGGGCGCTGTCTGTGTTCGCGCCACCCCCGCCCTGTTCGGGGAGATGGACGCCGCGGGCCTGATCCGCGATCTCGCCGACGATTTCGCAGAATATGATGCGGGCCTCGCCCTGAAGGAACGGTTCGAAGAGGTCATGGGCAACATGGCGTGCCGCGGGTCTGTCCGTTCCGGCCGGCGCCTCAATGGCGAGGAGATGAACGCGCTGCTGCGCCAGATGGAGGCGACGCCCCATTCCGGCCAGTGCAATCATGGTCGCCCGACCTATGTCGAGCTGAAGCTGGCTGACATCGAGAAACTGTTCGGACGCCGCTGA
- a CDS encoding cytochrome c family protein, with translation MRLSLVSASLIVLAGVTAACGGSGDSSAPAAPAAETPAATPAPEAAPEAAPEAEAPAPEATAEPTSAPADEASASEGSPEFASLPAPYNTADYARGRRTFKLCQSCHTTAEGAGALVGPNLYGIFGREAGSSEGFAYSPALQEADFIWTPDKVDHWLENPQTFLKGNRMTFAGVRRPDDRTAVIAYLMTETGYTGE, from the coding sequence ATGCGACTTTCTCTCGTTTCTGCTTCTCTTATCGTTCTTGCTGGCGTGACCGCAGCCTGCGGCGGCTCCGGCGACAGTTCCGCACCTGCAGCACCTGCTGCCGAAACACCGGCCGCGACGCCGGCACCGGAAGCCGCCCCTGAGGCCGCTCCCGAAGCCGAGGCCCCGGCACCTGAAGCAACGGCTGAGCCCACCTCCGCCCCGGCTGACGAAGCGTCCGCCAGTGAAGGCTCGCCGGAGTTCGCAAGCCTTCCAGCGCCCTACAACACGGCAGACTATGCACGCGGCCGCCGCACCTTCAAACTCTGCCAGTCCTGCCACACGACCGCTGAAGGCGCTGGTGCCCTCGTCGGCCCGAACCTGTACGGCATCTTCGGCCGCGAAGCGGGCTCGTCCGAAGGGTTTGCATATTCTCCGGCCCTTCAGGAAGCCGACTTCATCTGGACGCCTGACAAGGTCGACCACTGGCTGGAAAATCCGCAGACCTTCCTGAAAGGCAACCGGATGACCTTTGCCGGCGTCCGCCGTCCTGACGACCGGACCGCCGTCATCGCCTATCTGATGACCGAAACCGGCTACACCGGCGAATAA
- a CDS encoding VOC family protein gives MTLEQATLRIARPTDNLAALLPFYRDGLGFSVLYEFRGHDSFDGVMLGHPGAPYHLEFTVAHGHVAGRAPTEDNLLVFYLPERNRFEAAYRRLRAAGFHPVPAFNAYWDDKGVTFEDPDGYRIVLQNASWDL, from the coding sequence ATGACCCTCGAACAGGCGACACTCCGGATTGCGCGGCCCACGGACAATCTGGCTGCCCTTCTGCCATTTTACCGCGATGGCCTGGGGTTCAGCGTACTTTATGAATTCAGGGGGCATGACAGTTTCGACGGTGTCATGCTGGGCCACCCCGGGGCGCCGTACCATCTGGAGTTCACCGTCGCGCATGGGCACGTCGCGGGCCGGGCCCCGACCGAAGACAATCTGCTCGTTTTTTACCTGCCGGAGCGCAACCGTTTCGAAGCGGCCTACCGCCGCTTGCGGGCGGCCGGGTTCCATCCCGTGCCTGCCTTCAATGCTTATTGGGACGACAAGGGCGTGACCTTTGAAGACCCGGACGGGTACCGCATCGTCCTGCAGAACGCCTCCTGGGATCTCTAG
- a CDS encoding MarR family transcriptional regulator: MMIAELQETAELSLGESFLKSLSLLEQAHRRLHDVVKDDLERGGERSLTGVQALLLYEIGEGEAPASALRARGAFAGTSLSYNVKKLQEGGYLIQTRSEDDKRTVTLRLTERGLKVRARVAKLFEKQANALEPTASVRPDDLSQLNKTITRLERFWSDQIRFRL, from the coding sequence ATGATGATTGCTGAATTGCAGGAAACTGCAGAACTGAGCCTGGGCGAGTCTTTCCTGAAGTCTCTCTCTCTTCTTGAACAAGCGCACCGTCGTCTTCACGATGTTGTCAAAGACGATCTGGAACGTGGCGGCGAACGCTCGCTGACGGGTGTGCAGGCGCTGCTGCTTTATGAAATTGGCGAAGGTGAAGCCCCGGCTTCCGCTCTGCGTGCCCGTGGTGCATTTGCCGGTACCAGCCTGTCCTACAACGTCAAGAAGCTGCAGGAAGGCGGTTATCTGATCCAGACGCGTTCCGAAGACGACAAGCGCACCGTGACGCTGCGCCTGACCGAGCGGGGCCTGAAAGTCCGCGCCCGTGTCGCGAAACTCTTCGAGAAGCAGGCCAACGCCCTTGAGCCGACGGCCAGCGTGCGTCCGGACGACCTCTCGCAGCTGAACAAGACCATCACGCGCCTTGAGCGCTTCTGGTCTGACCAGATCCGTTTCCGCCTCTAA
- a CDS encoding DUF805 domain-containing protein — MRGQVLKPDGTDGPGLILGDDGVRYNYTQGQVRGDSALARGQKVDFISLGDEARDIYALGPAPAAEAPAPEPPPVTAVPPAPSQPPYPQAQPRTAPPAYGSKPPAVPGDGVWTYFIRSITKNYFRFTGRARRQEYWGYTLFNVLAYVVVFILDIILSVIIFGGDDFIPMLTLLWFFYQIIPSIAVTVRRLHDQDLSGWLYLITWVPYIGWLVIFVFMLIDSRPEPNVHGPSPKYDPSADAFI, encoded by the coding sequence ATGCGCGGGCAGGTCCTGAAACCGGATGGCACAGACGGGCCGGGGCTGATCCTCGGCGACGACGGTGTTCGCTATAACTACACGCAAGGCCAGGTTCGCGGCGATAGTGCGCTCGCGCGCGGCCAGAAGGTGGACTTTATCAGCCTTGGCGATGAGGCGCGGGATATCTACGCGCTGGGGCCTGCGCCAGCAGCCGAAGCGCCCGCGCCTGAGCCTCCTCCCGTAACAGCGGTGCCTCCTGCACCCAGTCAGCCGCCATATCCCCAGGCACAGCCCCGGACCGCGCCGCCAGCCTATGGCAGCAAGCCGCCGGCCGTGCCGGGCGATGGCGTGTGGACCTATTTCATCCGCAGCATCACGAAGAACTATTTCCGCTTCACCGGGCGGGCCCGGCGGCAGGAGTACTGGGGTTACACGCTTTTCAACGTGCTGGCCTATGTCGTGGTGTTCATTCTGGACATCATATTGAGCGTGATCATCTTTGGCGGGGATGACTTCATTCCAATGCTCACGCTGCTCTGGTTCTTCTATCAGATCATCCCGTCGATTGCGGTGACGGTGCGGCGGCTGCACGACCAGGACTTGTCCGGCTGGCTCTATTTGATCACCTGGGTGCCCTATATCGGATGGCTGGTGATTTTCGTCTTTATGCTGATCGACTCCCGGCCTGAGCCCAATGTACATGGCCCCAGCCCGAAGTACGATCCGTCCGCCGACGCCTTTATCTGA
- a CDS encoding enoyl-CoA hydratase/isomerase family protein — translation MTEDVSIRIEGGVGHITLTRPSALHALNTPMCAAILGALQDWASDEAVNLVVIDHQEGTRGFCAGGDIRMLAESGAGDASEARAFFATEYRMNVALDEFPKPVLAVMDGVTMGGGVGLSVHGSYRIATERTLFAMPETGIGLFPDVGGGWFLPRLAGELGTWLALTGDRLKGVDVAAARVATHFLPSELVPNLMKQIAVADFSVGAAEMLNEILRSLTHSIPAGSFEVHRAVIDKCFAFDAAEEIVAALEADGSEWALAQVKTLRAKSPETIKVALRQLREGGRLTSFRENMKMEYRIGWRKVQSHDFQEGVRAVIIDKDNAPSWSPATIEDVPSEMVDKYFEPLGDDELTF, via the coding sequence ATGACTGAAGACGTTTCCATCCGCATCGAGGGCGGCGTTGGCCATATCACGCTGACCCGGCCGTCTGCGCTGCACGCGCTGAATACGCCCATGTGCGCGGCCATCCTTGGCGCGCTGCAGGACTGGGCCAGCGACGAGGCGGTGAACCTAGTGGTGATCGACCATCAGGAAGGCACACGCGGTTTTTGCGCCGGCGGGGACATCCGCATGCTGGCGGAAAGCGGGGCAGGCGATGCCAGTGAGGCGCGGGCCTTTTTCGCCACCGAATACCGGATGAATGTCGCGCTGGACGAGTTCCCGAAGCCGGTCCTCGCGGTCATGGACGGCGTGACCATGGGCGGTGGCGTGGGCCTGTCGGTGCACGGGTCCTACCGGATCGCCACTGAGCGGACGCTGTTTGCCATGCCGGAGACCGGCATCGGCCTGTTCCCGGATGTCGGCGGCGGCTGGTTCCTGCCGCGCCTTGCCGGGGAACTCGGCACCTGGCTGGCGCTGACCGGCGACCGGCTGAAAGGCGTGGACGTGGCGGCCGCCCGCGTGGCGACGCATTTCCTTCCCTCGGAACTCGTGCCGAACCTGATGAAGCAGATCGCCGTGGCGGACTTCTCCGTCGGCGCAGCGGAAATGCTGAACGAGATCCTGCGCTCCCTGACACATTCCATTCCCGCCGGAAGCTTCGAGGTGCACCGCGCGGTGATCGATAAATGCTTCGCCTTCGATGCGGCCGAAGAGATTGTCGCCGCCCTGGAAGCCGACGGCAGCGAGTGGGCGCTGGCCCAGGTGAAGACGTTGCGCGCCAAGTCGCCGGAGACGATCAAGGTTGCCCTGCGCCAGCTGCGTGAAGGGGGCCGCCTGACCAGTTTCCGCGAGAACATGAAGATGGAATACCGTATCGGCTGGCGGAAGGTGCAGAGCCACGACTTCCAGGAAGGCGTGCGGGCCGTCATCATCGACAAGGACAATGCGCCGTCATGGTCCCCGGCAACAATCGAAGATGTGCCGTCGGAGATGGTCGACAAGTATTTCGAACCGCTGGGTGACGATGAGCTGACATTCTGA
- a CDS encoding PilZ domain-containing protein — translation MYAFEVEALDRREVRCQVEAVGRLRIGWRKWVTCEIRDISCGGARIAVAEGVDLPEQFVLTSCLFEGERICLRRWEFGSETGVEFL, via the coding sequence ATGTATGCGTTTGAGGTGGAAGCCCTCGATCGCAGGGAGGTCCGTTGCCAGGTTGAGGCAGTCGGGCGTCTCCGCATCGGGTGGCGAAAATGGGTGACTTGCGAGATCCGCGATATCTCGTGCGGCGGTGCGCGCATCGCTGTGGCCGAAGGTGTGGACCTTCCGGAACAGTTCGTGCTGACCAGCTGCCTGTTCGAGGGCGAGCGCATCTGCCTGCGCCGCTGGGAGTTTGGCAGCGAGACCGGCGTCGAGTTTCTCTGA
- a CDS encoding TauD/TfdA family dioxygenase translates to MQIEALPGVGAEITGIDLKNLSDAEFDAIRQAYAEHGVIFFRDQDLSEDDHIAFAERWAPINVNRFFAAHPDYPQIAMVAKEKDQKDNIGGGWHTDHSYDEEPAMGSILVARELPETGGDTMFASMYRAYETLDDATKAEIEGLRAVHSAKHIFGSGGATYYNTTDAGGNRIGNAAAADVLADVTHPVVITHPLSGKKALYVNPAFTVKIVGKSDEASKELLSRLYAHAMKQENAYRFQWQPGSVAFWDNRSTWHWAFNDYHGQRRIMHRITLEGCALN, encoded by the coding sequence ATGCAGATCGAAGCCTTGCCCGGCGTGGGCGCGGAAATCACGGGAATTGACCTGAAGAATTTGTCGGATGCCGAGTTCGACGCGATCCGGCAGGCCTATGCCGAGCATGGCGTCATCTTCTTCCGCGACCAGGATCTGAGCGAAGACGACCATATTGCCTTCGCCGAACGCTGGGCGCCAATCAATGTGAACCGCTTCTTCGCCGCGCACCCTGATTATCCGCAGATCGCCATGGTCGCGAAGGAAAAGGACCAGAAGGACAATATCGGCGGCGGTTGGCACACGGACCATTCCTATGACGAGGAGCCGGCCATGGGCTCCATCCTCGTCGCGCGCGAACTTCCCGAAACCGGCGGCGATACGATGTTCGCCTCCATGTATCGCGCCTATGAAACGCTGGACGATGCCACGAAGGCAGAGATCGAAGGCCTGCGCGCCGTTCACTCCGCCAAGCATATCTTCGGCTCCGGCGGCGCGACGTATTACAATACCACCGATGCTGGCGGGAACCGGATCGGCAATGCGGCGGCCGCCGATGTGCTGGCCGATGTGACACATCCCGTGGTCATCACCCATCCGCTCAGCGGCAAGAAGGCGCTTTATGTGAACCCGGCCTTTACGGTGAAGATTGTCGGCAAGAGTGATGAGGCCTCAAAAGAGCTGCTCTCGCGTCTCTACGCCCACGCCATGAAGCAGGAGAATGCCTATCGCTTCCAGTGGCAGCCGGGCTCGGTCGCCTTCTGGGACAATCGCTCCACCTGGCATTGGGCGTTCAACGATTATCACGGGCAACGGCGCATCATGCACCGCATCACGCTGGAAGGCTGTGCGTTGAATTGA